One Burkholderia thailandensis E264 genomic window carries:
- a CDS encoding IlvD/Edd family dehydratase → MSASKPKLRSAQWFGTHDKNGFMYRSWMKNQGIPDHEFDGRPIVGICNTWSELTPCNAHFRKLAEHVKRGVYEAGGFPVEFPVFSNGESNLRPSAMLTRNLASMDVEEAIRGNPIDAVVLLAGCDKTTPALLMGAASCDVPAIVVSGGPMLNGKLDGKNIGSGTAVWQLHEALKAGEIDLHRFLSAEAGMSRSAGTCNTMGTASTMACLAEALGVALPHNAAIPAVDARRYVLAHMSGMRIVGMAHEGLVLSKILTRAAFENAIRVNAAIGGSTNAVIHLKAIAGRLGVPLELEDWLRLGRGTPTIVDLMPSGRFLMEEFYYAGGLPAVLRRLGEANLLPHPGALTVNGQSLWDNVRDAPSHDDEVIRPLDRPLIADGGIRILRGNLAPRGAVLKPSAASPELLKHRGRAVVFENFEHYKATIDDEALDVDANSVLVLKNCGPRGYPGMAEVGNMGLPPKLLRQGVKDMVRISDARMSGTAYGTVVLHVAPEAAAGGPLAAVRNGDWIELDGEAGTLTLDVSDDELARRLSDHDPASAPGVAEHAAGGGYARLYVDHVLQADEGCDLDFLVGRRGAAVPRHSH, encoded by the coding sequence ATGTCGGCATCGAAACCCAAGCTGCGCTCGGCCCAATGGTTCGGCACCCATGACAAGAACGGCTTCATGTACCGGAGCTGGATGAAGAATCAGGGCATTCCCGATCACGAATTCGACGGCCGGCCGATCGTCGGCATCTGCAACACCTGGTCGGAGCTCACGCCGTGCAACGCGCACTTTCGCAAGCTCGCCGAGCACGTGAAGCGCGGCGTCTACGAGGCGGGCGGCTTTCCGGTCGAGTTCCCGGTGTTCTCGAACGGCGAATCGAACCTGCGGCCGTCCGCGATGCTCACGCGCAATCTCGCGTCGATGGACGTCGAGGAGGCGATTCGCGGCAACCCGATCGACGCGGTCGTGCTGCTCGCCGGCTGCGACAAGACGACCCCCGCGCTGCTGATGGGCGCGGCGAGCTGCGACGTGCCGGCGATCGTCGTGTCCGGCGGCCCGATGTTGAACGGCAAGCTCGACGGCAAGAACATCGGCTCCGGCACCGCCGTCTGGCAACTGCACGAAGCGCTGAAGGCGGGCGAGATCGACCTGCACCGCTTCCTGTCGGCGGAGGCCGGCATGTCGCGCTCGGCGGGCACCTGCAACACGATGGGCACGGCGTCGACGATGGCGTGCCTGGCCGAAGCGCTCGGCGTCGCGCTGCCGCACAACGCGGCGATTCCGGCCGTCGACGCGCGCCGCTACGTGCTCGCGCACATGTCGGGCATGCGCATCGTCGGGATGGCGCACGAAGGGCTCGTGCTGTCGAAGATCCTCACGCGCGCGGCGTTCGAGAACGCGATCCGCGTGAACGCGGCGATCGGCGGCTCGACGAACGCGGTGATCCATCTGAAGGCGATCGCCGGGCGGCTCGGCGTGCCGCTCGAGCTCGAGGACTGGCTGCGCCTCGGCCGCGGCACGCCGACGATCGTCGATCTGATGCCGTCCGGCCGGTTCCTGATGGAGGAGTTCTATTACGCGGGCGGGCTGCCCGCCGTGCTGCGCCGGCTCGGCGAGGCGAACCTGCTGCCGCATCCGGGCGCGCTGACCGTCAACGGCCAATCGCTGTGGGACAACGTGCGCGACGCGCCGAGCCACGACGACGAGGTGATCCGTCCGCTCGATCGGCCGCTGATCGCCGACGGCGGCATCCGGATCTTGCGCGGCAATCTCGCGCCGCGCGGCGCGGTGCTGAAACCGTCCGCGGCGAGCCCGGAATTGCTGAAGCACCGCGGCCGCGCGGTCGTGTTCGAGAACTTCGAGCACTACAAGGCGACGATCGACGACGAGGCGCTCGACGTCGACGCGAACTCGGTGCTCGTGCTGAAGAACTGCGGCCCGCGCGGCTATCCGGGCATGGCCGAGGTCGGCAACATGGGGCTGCCGCCGAAACTGTTGCGGCAGGGCGTGAAGGACATGGTGCGGATCTCGGATGCGCGGATGAGCGGCACCGCGTACGGCACGGTCGTGCTGCACGTCGCGCCGGAAGCGGCGGCGGGCGGCCCGCTCGCGGCGGTGCGCAACGGCGACTGGATCGAGCTCGATGGCGAGGCGGGCACGCTCACGCTCGACGTGAGCGACGACGAGCTCGCGCGCCGGCTGTCGGATCACGATCCGGCGAGCGCGCCGGGCGTCGCCGAGCATGCGGCGGGCGGCGGCTACGCGCGTCTTTACGTCGACCACGTGCTGCAGGCGGACGAGGGCTGCGACCTCGACTTCCTGGTCGGCCGGCGCGGCGCCGCGGTGCCGCGGCATTCGCACTGA
- a CDS encoding alpha/beta hydrolase, with protein MDFTRRNLLGAALAGALDTITPAAHAQSSARGMPQPDDAPHAVPDATIPLWPGPAPDPIATGAGDGERAGKHSSVSRVARPRLNVYRPALGNGGAALVIAGGGYEHVELGNESSPMCAWLKSLGVTAFELVYRLPEQGWSRLAPLQDGQRAMRVIRARAKRDGIDPARIAIVGFSAGGHLAGMTAVEPDARRYASVDDADRESARPDLAALLYPVLTLMPPFDRTHTRLHVVGAHPAQADSEALSANLHVSARTPPTFLAHAFDDPIAPIDNSLLMASALRAAQVSVELHAFQAGGHGWGMGKPGSAVRAWPALFEQWARLNRLLP; from the coding sequence ATGGACTTCACCCGACGCAATCTGCTCGGCGCCGCGCTCGCCGGCGCGCTCGACACGATCACGCCGGCCGCGCATGCTCAGTCCTCCGCGCGCGGCATGCCGCAGCCGGACGACGCGCCGCACGCCGTTCCCGATGCAACGATTCCGCTGTGGCCAGGCCCCGCGCCCGATCCGATCGCGACGGGCGCGGGCGACGGCGAGCGAGCCGGCAAGCACAGCAGCGTGTCGCGCGTCGCGCGGCCGCGGCTCAACGTCTACCGGCCCGCGCTTGGCAACGGCGGCGCGGCGCTCGTGATCGCGGGCGGCGGCTATGAACACGTCGAGCTCGGCAACGAGAGCTCGCCGATGTGCGCCTGGCTGAAGTCGCTCGGCGTGACCGCGTTCGAGCTCGTGTACCGGCTGCCCGAGCAAGGCTGGTCGCGGCTCGCGCCGCTGCAGGACGGCCAGCGCGCGATGCGCGTGATCCGCGCGCGCGCGAAGCGCGACGGCATCGATCCCGCCCGGATCGCGATCGTCGGCTTTTCCGCGGGCGGACATCTCGCCGGGATGACGGCCGTCGAGCCCGACGCGCGGCGCTACGCGAGCGTCGACGATGCCGATCGCGAATCCGCGCGCCCCGATCTCGCCGCGCTGCTCTATCCGGTGCTCACGCTGATGCCGCCGTTCGATCGCACGCACACGCGGCTGCATGTCGTGGGCGCGCATCCGGCGCAGGCGGACAGCGAAGCGCTGTCGGCAAACCTGCACGTGAGCGCGCGCACGCCGCCGACGTTTCTCGCGCACGCGTTCGACGATCCGATCGCGCCGATCGACAACAGTCTGCTGATGGCGAGCGCGCTGCGCGCGGCGCAGGTGAGCGTCGAGCTGCACGCGTTCCAGGCGGGCGGCCACGGCTGGGGCATGGGCAAGCCCGGCAGCGCCGTGCGCGCGTGGCCCGCGCTTTTCGAGCAGTGGGCGCGGCTGAACCGGCTGCTGCCGTGA
- a CDS encoding LysR substrate-binding domain-containing protein, translated as MPTTRDTHPRTIRSRLKTRQLLLIVALADEGNIHRAAAALNMTQPAASKLLRELEDTIGAMLFERMPRGMRPTLYGDALIRHARAALGSLDQAQDELAALKAGRLGQVAIGAITSPGLRLLPPAVAAVKATHANVRISVEIDTSNVLLERLAQDKLDVVVGRLSAEHDKLRLRYEPLTGEPVAAVVRAGHPLLERAPLALADVQRAAWVVPPAGSVLRHRFELMFQRASLTPPANVVETAALLFVTRVLERSDMVAVLAEDVARYYATHGIVAMLPLEMDCRMDDFGIITRTDKVHAPAASVTIEAIRDAAREIYGTAQ; from the coding sequence ATGCCGACAACACGCGATACGCATCCTCGGACGATCCGAAGCCGCCTGAAGACGCGGCAATTGCTGCTGATCGTCGCGCTCGCCGACGAGGGCAACATCCATCGCGCGGCGGCCGCGCTGAACATGACGCAGCCCGCCGCATCGAAGCTGCTGCGCGAGCTGGAGGACACGATCGGCGCGATGCTGTTCGAGCGGATGCCGCGCGGCATGCGCCCGACGCTGTATGGCGACGCCCTCATCCGCCACGCGCGCGCGGCGCTCGGCAGCCTCGATCAGGCGCAGGACGAGCTGGCCGCGCTGAAGGCCGGGCGCCTCGGGCAAGTCGCGATCGGCGCGATCACGTCGCCTGGCCTGCGGCTGCTGCCGCCCGCCGTCGCGGCGGTGAAGGCGACGCACGCGAACGTGCGGATCTCGGTCGAGATCGACACGAGCAACGTGCTGCTCGAACGCCTCGCGCAGGACAAGCTCGACGTCGTCGTGGGCCGGCTGTCGGCCGAGCACGACAAGCTGCGACTGCGCTACGAGCCGCTCACGGGCGAGCCGGTGGCGGCCGTCGTGCGGGCCGGGCATCCGCTCCTCGAGCGCGCGCCGCTCGCGCTGGCCGACGTGCAGCGCGCCGCGTGGGTCGTGCCGCCCGCGGGCAGCGTGCTGCGCCATCGCTTCGAGCTGATGTTCCAGCGCGCGAGCCTCACGCCGCCCGCGAACGTCGTCGAGACCGCCGCGCTGCTGTTCGTCACGCGCGTGCTCGAGCGCAGCGACATGGTCGCGGTGCTCGCCGAGGACGTCGCGCGCTACTACGCGACGCACGGCATCGTCGCGATGCTGCCGCTCGAGATGGATTGCCGGATGGACGATTTCGGGATCATCACGCGCACGGACAAGGTGCATGCGCCCGCGGCAAGCGTGACGATCGAAGCGATTCGCGATGCCGCGCGGGAGATCTACGGGACGGCCCAATAG
- a CDS encoding LuxR C-terminal-related transcriptional regulator, which produces MIRLLMVDRHAVLRDGLRHILEKSGEFEIDGEAGDAAAAFELVKHGRAEIALIDQTTLGRECAELIHRIRGTAPSTRILVMAARASQRHAAAAFQAGASGYLTKQSGCDELIAALRKIAAGGVYVSMHVAEQLAENLHSPSDADAPPHERLSKREFEVFRHLAAGDTPAEIAQALGISAKTVRIYKAHVLDKLELPNETALVRYAVAHRIGDPL; this is translated from the coding sequence ATGATCAGGCTGTTGATGGTGGACCGTCACGCGGTGCTGCGTGACGGCTTGCGACACATACTCGAGAAATCCGGCGAGTTCGAAATCGACGGCGAGGCGGGCGACGCCGCCGCCGCGTTCGAGCTCGTCAAGCATGGCCGCGCCGAGATCGCGCTCATCGATCAAACCACGCTCGGCCGCGAGTGCGCGGAGCTGATCCATCGCATCCGCGGAACGGCACCGTCGACACGCATCCTCGTGATGGCCGCGCGCGCGAGCCAGCGGCACGCGGCCGCGGCGTTCCAGGCCGGCGCGTCCGGATACCTGACGAAGCAAAGCGGCTGCGATGAACTGATCGCCGCGCTGCGCAAGATCGCGGCGGGCGGCGTGTACGTCAGCATGCATGTGGCCGAACAGCTCGCGGAAAACCTGCATTCGCCGTCGGACGCGGACGCGCCGCCGCACGAGCGGCTGTCGAAACGCGAATTCGAGGTGTTCCGTCATCTCGCGGCGGGCGACACGCCCGCCGAAATCGCGCAAGCGCTCGGGATCAGCGCGAAGACCGTCCGGATCTACAAGGCGCACGTGCTCGACAAGCTGGAATTGCCGAACGAAACGGCGCTCGTGCGGTACGCGGTCGCGCATCGGATCGGCGATCCGCTGTGA